ACACACCTCCAATTGTATATACTCAACAGTTctattatgaattaattatgatttttatttttaagaaatataacagTATTctcgttttattttcttatcgCTGTTAACATATAACCTATAGAACGTAGAATGAAGAACGAGTATGCTCAGAATCCATTAAATCATCTCAGAAGTAGCGACACTGCGAGCttacaaaaatctttttatcaaACACTACATCACTTGTAAAATGTTTCTCACAATACCGTCTATCAAATAGTTCAGTTCACAGCTCAGTTCATTCGTCCAACTCCATCGAGCACTACAGTTCTTTCGTTCGTTCTTGATACCGTTCGTTCGGTAGCTACATCCAGGCGAGGGCGGGGGCGCCGTTAGAGGAGAGGGAATCTAAGGACCGTCGGTTGGTCGTTCCCCGTGGTTGGGGTCAGTAAAGCGATGAGCTGGAGCACGGCCCGTCAACCCCCTGCAGCTGTTGCTCCGAATTTGTTATTAACTGTAATTAGTAATTGATATCCAGCTTTTCAAAGGTTCATTTACATAAGACTGATAAAGATCTCACGAATACAATGCGCGAACTAAAAAGGAAAAACTCCTTGTGTCTATTAATAGCAATCATAGTAGCTTTATTGTTTGCCAtgttaaaaaactaattgaaGTGACGGTGTGAAATCAAACCGCtctgaaacaaaaatagtCTTCCTTCTAATATTATAGGAAATGGTTTCACAATCTGAACATGACATACTGTTAAAGAACTGTCCAGCAGTCGACAAATATAGACTGAGGGTGGTCGTACTTCTCTTATCTCACAAACAGCGGGGAGCAGGCCGTCGGTGGAGTTGTTGGGCGAGCGCGGCGAAGGCGTGGGTGCGTGGCGCGGCGGCTCGCGCCCGGCGGCCATCTTGTCGTGCAGCTGCGCCAACCGCATGCTCATCTGCCGGCGTTCTTTTTGCTCGCGCTCGCGTTCCCAACGCTTCGCGCTGTAACTCCTGATCGACGACGAGCTGCTCTGCACCGAGTTCAGACTTGGACGTCGCGAACCTGTCAAATAACCTCCGTTATagttattaatcaaattatctATGACAGGATATGGTCTATGTTATTGTCTATGAAAAGAAATTGTTTATGGCTGTATAAATAGATTGACttaaaagctttaatttagtttacttATATATTCTTAGATAGAAGCATTGATGTCTTTAACGTACTCATAAAGACTGTAGAATTTGTGCTTTCCATTTTGTTGAGAGAAAATGGTACTAAGCAAAATGAACCagtgcatttttaatattccaaaATCAATACTGTATACTATaccatttcatttcattcacGGTCACCGTAGCACTACAAATAGttcatttaacatatttattttatattaattataaagaggaaatcaaaagttaaataatatatacaagCTATTCCGTTATATATCAGcattataagtatttaaacttacgttactttatttatgtacGAACTAGCGTTATAGAAAAGCGTGttacaaaatacttattagataaaatatataaataaatgcacgggtattacataattattaggGTAAATCAAAGCATCGGCCACATGCACACACACATCGGTACAATCACAAGTAAGCAAACGTGCAAGTGAAACTGAAGCTTTGCCTCACCTTCCACCGTTGGTTTCTaataccaaaatctctgtataaaacatatcgtcatctctgtcattatctttgacaaaatagagataaaaataagCTTTAAACGGGGATATCGGTTTCATATACTCAAGGTAAGTGTGTTATATAACAGTGTTAAAGTCTTTAaccttttcatttaatttcaaagaaataactTACCAAAGTTTCTTCATGATTAAAGCTACTAGGGTGTGCTTAAGtaatgtttagtttaatgAATTAAGCTATGTTTAAGTGTAATTTAGGAATATGTGAACTTTTAGatatctaatattagtaatgaataaaatgtagtaataaattttcctTACTGTTTGTACAATGGATTCCTAATTGTAAACAAGGTTAACAGAACCTTCAGTTTCGTTGATACTGTTATGGAACAATTgatctttaaaatttacagaAGTATACAGAAAATATGCTTATTTTGGTAAATAACTTATAGTAGAAGATCAATAGTTCTCTAACATAGACAAACAAAAGGCGGATAAAACAACAAAGAAGGAAGTGACGTAGAACGGCGGCCATCTTGCTCGCGCCACGCGAAGCACACGTAAGGTCCTGCGACTGACACACCATTAGTTTGCGAATCACGAATTATAATTTCCATAAAATCAACACGCCAAAGCCACGGAAAGCTTTTACTATAAGCGACATCCGTTTGTTGTTATTGCAGATAATATATTCagaatttttgattaatttcgTATATCCGGAATGAATTAGTACATTGTAATGCCGTTTTTGCCGGAAGTTTGATTTAGAAACTTCAATTTGGGTTTCCCCACATTAATTCTGGTGTGAAAATTAACTAATTGAATGTTATGAATTTCGTCTTTAGTTTAGAATATTGCATTGACAAGGAATCGTGCTCACACACGGGATCGAGCTGCGCATAAAGGGGACACACAGCGCGGTGCGCGTGGTGGAGCGCTCGCCGCCAACAACAACACGCGACATCTAACCACACGAGCCACGTGCGACATGCGACACCAGCGACATCTCCTCGAATGCCCAACCTCGCTACACAACGTACGAttgaaagttattatttaaaggaaTAGAGATGAAGGCTCCTGAATTAGAAAGGGATAGACATTTATTTTGGACGTAGTACCGAATCTTCAatgattttacataattattattgcgAAAAAAGGTTTtgagattaatttaattgttttcatttgcTGTTCAGCCATACCattttcagttatttatttgtaaagttaaGACGACTAGAGACAAAGtacttacataaattaataaaaatcataataatgtCTCTACTATGATTCAACCCGTTTTtggtgataaaattttattcccaTTTCGTAGTTATTCCAATGAATTCTTCCATCTGTTAGTTAAGTAATTAGGCATTCGGGGGTGTCGCTCCAGGGCCGTACTGCAGTAAAGTTGCGCGCTGCATACATCATCCGGTTCACCTTTGGCGGCGCACTTTGGCGGGTGCGCGCCGCCGTCCCTTACGGGCTTCAGGTGGCGCGAGATTAGCAAGATGGCGGCCGCCCGCGCGGCACCTGCGCGCGACGCGCCTatcccgcgcccgcgcccgccctCCAGCGTGCCCGACGTGCAGCCGCTCGTGCAGCCGCTGCGTGATGACGCGCGCGATGAGGCACGCGTTGCGCTCAGTGTGCCCCCTGTACATTGACACACACAAATGGTAGAGTGGAGCACTAGTAGTAGCGGCTGTTGAAACAATGTCACCAAGCTTTGTGTATGATCTGATGTTTGTATGTACATGTCGGTCATACCGGTATCGTTGAGCGAGTAGAGACAGGGTGGCGTGAGGCGGGCATCGGCGAGGTGAGCGGGATGGTAGCGGGCGCGCGTGTACAGATGCAGCACCATGCAGAGCAGCCCCGCCAACACGAAGATGCCCGACGCCACGCCCAGCAGCGTGGGCATGTCCGCCGTCAGCAACACCATATCTGCAACAACAACAATCCATAGCATAAAGGCAACAaggcaataaataataagcaaGGGATAAATAAGCCACATGCTCTGTCAACAATTCTAATTATCAGAAGATTGAATCTATACCTTCGGTGCAGAAGAGGCGCGGCACGGGGCGCGTGTGCGTGGTGCTGTGGTAGCCGGGCTCGCACTGGCAGTACGCGTTGTGGTTGACCTGCACGCACGACGCATGAGGGTCGAACGCGCGGCACGTCTGCCGGTAGAAGCATTGCTCGCCAAGCTTCTTCGCTGGAACGTTCAAAGATAAAATCATTAGCATGAAAAGGTTTATCTCATCAATTAGCTAAGTCACCTTTCTTTATTTACCTTCTCTCTTTAGCCAAAAAACTCTTTCTACAAGATGACTGGCAATGCTACTAGCGAAGTGTTTATAATGAATTCTGTGAAGCATTTGGCGTTTGCCTACTTGTTTCCTAAATTTTGACGTTTAGGATATATATTTGTGTCTTTGTGGAGTACTGGTATATTCTGGCCAGTAAGTAACATTATGTATGTGATGTGATGGTGTAACATAACAAGACTATTCAAGATGGTTCCATATAAATTAGTACTTACGCCTGGCACAGCCTTTAGTAGGCCCGAGCGCGACGGGATGTTTGGGGTCGCACTGGCAGGACAGCGTGGACGGCTCACAGTACACGTGTACCAGTTTCGGGCTGCACGAGGAATCGCACGGCGAGCCCAGGTACATGCCCTTCTCTGTGCGCACAAAAATGAAACATCCGTCATTGGTGCATTTTTATGAATAGGTGTGTCCTAAGGTTTTACACGTAGTTTAGAagtgtttaactaaactaaccaacttaatatttatagataaagAAAAGCAAGTCAAAATACTTGACACATATTGCGGAAACAAAGTCTGAGAAGACTACATACAAATTGTgtcaaaatagtattttattttatgtctgcactattgtatttgttacaaaaatagcAGGATACGATtgcaagtaaaattatatcctTAAAAAAAGATCGTAGCATAATTCTATTCCATTCAGTAAGTTCGTTTGAATTGTTACTTAGACAATTTAGTAAGGCGCCTAATTTGAAGTGATGGCAATTACTAAAAATTCCTTTTTATCGAATTTAATTTCGATATTTCTATTCTGTACAGTCTGCAATTCTGATTGacatttcttttcatttatttctattagaTAACAGGAAATTAACTTTCTCCAAGAAACGGGGATGAAAGATGAATCATGCTGATCGGTTTAACTGTTATGAGTTTTCACTGGagaaaaacttgtacaaaaacatattattatttttgttttttgtaaggAAAAGAGaggaatgttatttttaaatttgttacaacATCGGGAGTTTacggaaaaaaataatctcattttacatgatttagtttttttaagtctTTAGTATATACagtttgtttatgtttattactgGCGATATTGAAAATCGttgagtaaatataaattaataagttcGGAGAAACTAGAACACAACGTCGCAAACTTCATCCGTCCGCGCAAGCTGTTTATTGcttgttaattattgttttaattgattcCGAGACCCTGACCTTTGTATAGACTTTAAGAAACTTAACGATCGagttattatttgatttttaaatacagaaaatGTAGTAATTTAATGATGCTAATCATGAAaccaataaattaactaaattaagttcttctcaacattttaataatagaaaattttattttcattattaattttcttatcattgaaatgtgtaaaaaatttggacacttttttatgaaaagacGGTACtacattcaattaattaaattgttaagcAACTcagaagtttattttttaaagaaaggcCTAAGAACAAAGCCAAGCTAACGTACGATGAAGCATTTCCATAGAATTGCAAGTCAACTTTCTAAAAATAGAGAAGCATCTCGCGACCCCGTAATTAGTACGCTCTGTTTTCAATATGGAATAGAAAAGATTTTCTTGAATAGACTATCCAGAGGAAGTCGACTGTCATTTTCTCACACTCTAGAAGACATAGCTTTAATCTAAAAAGCATATTtaacctattttattttactaagtaATTAACTTGACACTTCTTAGTTGTATTATAAATCCGAAAATTGTACGTATGTAAGGATGTAGATAAGAaagatagtaatttttttaaagaccaTTAAAAAAAGGTAGGAATGAAATTAGGTCAGTTTTTCgtaacaatgcgtaatttaaaaactttattgtgTCTCCTGACTACTTTTTGGGAAGCCCCGGCaacttaaataattgtaaagatttacttgaaataaattcGTTCAATCTTCAAACCATAAATCTACTGGTTACATACCTTTGATGTTTTCCGAACAGAAACACGAGATCTGAAAACTTCATCGGTGATCTTGGAaaattttgacttttaaagtcaagttttaaaattgaagaaagttataatatattttcaaagtcGCCGCGAACAAGTTTGCTTGTTAATTGTTCCTATGTAAACAAAACCTCTTAAGTAATTTAACACTggacttttaataaaatacttataaatttgttGATCGTGAATTCAAGGTGGCccttaaagataataaatctaaaaggGTACAAACAACAATGTGAAAAGTCCTTTtaacatcattaaaatattctctACTTTGGGGTGCAATAGCAAAAGGTTTTTGTCCTCGCCATAGATCGTCATACAATTGTCAATTCATTTCGGTCTTAACTCTATCCTTAATCTTGTTACCTTTCACGCAATTCATATCTTCCTTGgtctttacaataatttcatatgtacttgttaatatcttctttcttttactattaaatgaaataaaatttagattgTCTATTGGCTTGTTTGAAATGCAAGTTGTCTTCAAATAGGAAGCCTATGCTCAGATGTTCAGTAAGCATCTGTTGACCTTGAAACTTTTCtcatctatttaaattaaagtggattaaatttcattgaaaatgtACGCTGAAATTTAGCGCACTATTAGTATATTTCAGTCGCATCTGTCCGTCCGGTTAGTTCATTTGGAATTAGTTATGTTGAAGGTTTTAATTAAACCAGTTCGTATTACAGTTCCTGTCtggattaaatataattaagtatatatatatatatatttttatctgatATTCTAGAATTATAGAAGACTGATTTCCTTGTGAACTTTAAATATGAACATATAggggagcgtcggtggctcaggatTTAAGCTCttaacttgcaatctgcaggtcctgggttcaaatcccgccatgtaccaatgtgtttttcgatttacatatgtccatatatttgagaagaaattcaaagatatgtgttaaGTCacccaacccgcactgggcttGCGTGGTTGACcgtggcctagtcacccttaacttagggtagactccaAGCCTTTCAATGGGGACGTGTAGTGAGCTGACGATGATGATATAGGCGTGCATCCGTAGAGATAGGCCTTGGTAGAGATGGATTGACTTTGTGAAAGACGATGCAATTTAGAAGGGCGTTGAtaacttttatgttaaatgttaGATCAATTTGGACGACAATTATCTGGTGCTCAGACCCCACATAGGATAGAATAAGGATAGGATTGATGACTCTAGAAGGGCCTTGTTAGATGCTTGGTTTCTACGTCTATTTCTATGTGATTCGATCTGTTAGCTACATGTGACCGGTATTGCTTTCCGCACTCTATCAACCGTGATAGCTCGTCCATCCTGTAGTTGCCGAGTTAAATCAGtaaagattattataaaaatatacctcatactaaatattttttgatgtttggtattggtgtttttttttaatttattatggtttttattttaaattttatataatgccAGTTTTAATTAGTTCTTGTCACAAAAGTAGTCAGTCGTTAatcgtaaattaataattttagtaaatttttcttttaatttttttattcgactGACGCCGCAGAGATTTTTTTCGTGcgtatgtaagttttttatgtgGATTTCTATGTCTATCAATTCCATTGTGACCTCATACAGACTAAACGGCTACACCGATTATGAcgagtaatgtttttttcttttcaccCATGACGCAGGCTATAGTTTTTCAACCATACAGCCTAGTTTTTAGTGCTGGTTAtaagtttcatatttttttcaaaagtatCGTAGTGTCTAAGGccacttatatatatttttttaatgtataatagtttttgtaaTCTCAGAACATGATGCCAGTTCTCACTAAAGCTATACATAAGTAGGGCGTCAGTTCCACACCATAGCGGTGATAACTTATCTGGTGGAGTCAATAAACCTAATGAGGTCGTGGTTTCCTTGCATTGAAGTAAAGTACTTCCCTTCAAGAGGATTTGTGGGATGAAAAAGTTGAATACTTAAAATTCAGCCACATCAAAAACATTATGGTTAAGA
The Papilio machaon chromosome 8, ilPapMach1.1, whole genome shotgun sequence DNA segment above includes these coding regions:
- the LOC106720201 gene encoding uncharacterized protein LOC106720201 isoform X2; translated protein: MGAVLPLALAAVLAAVSGARALPADPKTTAPPVSLTTPSSPQTTGPAPPIQHAQPLLEEEEDLPHLDYYDEERINISQKGMYLGSPCDSSCSPKLVHVYCEPSTLSCQCDPKHPVALGPTKGCARPKKLGEQCFYRQTCRAFDPHASCVQVNHNAYCQCEPGYHSTTHTRPVPRLFCTEDMVLLTADMPTLLGVASGIFVLAGLLCMVLHLYTRARYHPAHLADARLTPPCLYSLNDTGSRRPSLNSVQSSSSSIRSYSAKRWEREREQKERRQMSMRLAQLHDKMAAGREPPRHAPTPSPRSPNNSTDGLLPAVCEIRELITNSEQQLQGVDGPCSSSSLY
- the LOC106720201 gene encoding uncharacterized protein LOC106720201 isoform X1, whose amino-acid sequence is MGAVLPLALAAVLAAVSGARALPADPKTTAPPVSLTTPSSPQTTGPAPPIQHAQPLLEEEEDLPHLDYYDEERINISQKGMYLGSPCDSSCSPKLVHVYCEPSTLSCQCDPKHPVALGPTKGCARPKKLGEQCFYRQTCRAFDPHASCVQVNHNAYCQCEPGYHSTTHTRPVPRLFCTEDMVLLTADMPTLLGVASGIFVLAGLLCMVLHLYTRARYHPAHLADARLTPPCLYSLNDTGGTLSATRASSRASSRSGCTSGCTSGTLEGGRGRGIGASRAGSRRPSLNSVQSSSSSIRSYSAKRWEREREQKERRQMSMRLAQLHDKMAAGREPPRHAPTPSPRSPNNSTDGLLPAVCEIRELITNSEQQLQGVDGPCSSSSLY